One Oscillospiraceae bacterium genomic window, GTTGCCGCAGCCGGTCACGCAAAGCTTGATCTTGTTCTCCATGGCTAATTACTTCCTTTTGTTTCAGGCATTTATGACCTTTTTCATCGCATCTCTGAGGCAGTTCACCGCGAGTTCAAAACGCCCTAAGGCATCCGTGCCACCGCTGAAATTCAATTCCTTTTTGTCCTGCTCCAATGCGGAAAAACCTTTGAAATCGCCGAGATGCGGTTCGAGCGACAAGAACCCGTCGTAACTGTTTTCATATAAGGCCGCGAGCATTTCTTTGATTTCACCGTCTCCGTAACCGGCCGGAACGACGCTTGCATCTGCAAATTTCGCGTCCTTGATGTGGACGTATTCGATATATTTCACAAGCAGCCGATAGGCCTCCATAACCTTTTGACCGCATTGTACAAAATTAGCCGGATCAAATGTCATCTTAAAATTTTCGTCTCCGAGACGCTCCATCAACTGTTTACAGCGCGGTGCGATATCGCCGAAAATCCCCTTTTCGTTTTCATGCAGCAGCACTAAATTCAGGGGTATCGCTTTTTCCTTAAATTTTTCAAGCCGCTCGCAGACAGGTTCAGAATACTGTTGGGCATCCTCACCTTTCGGCATATAAAAGCTGAAGATCCGGATATAGCGCGCGCCCATGATCTGCGCAGCGCCGAGCATGCGCTCAAAAACCGCAAGGTGCGGCGCAAAATCGTCTTTGATTCCGATCTTTCCAACGGGTGAACCGATGGCCGAAACCCGGATATCTTCCCCGTCAAGGCGCTTTTTAATTTCGCGCAGTTCCTGTTCCGAAAACTCCGAAACATTCCTGCCTCCGACGCCTCTCAATTCGAGATGACCGATGCCGCAGCGTCTCATCTCCCGCATCTGCACCGAGAGATCACTGTCTATTTCATCCGCAAAACATGATAACACAAAACTCATTTTTGGTTCTCCTCACCTGTTAAAAAGGACTGAGCTAATTATATAATACATGTCTTATAAGTCAAGCCGAATAGAAAAATTCATATGTTTTGTTAAAAATGCACAAAGTTATGGTTTTGTTTTATCGCATATTTTCTGTTTATACGTTATTGCATTTTTGCAAAAAAGGTGTACACTTTCATCCGTTGCTGTTTTTTGGGCAGTTTAACAATGCCTAGAAACAGCGGCAAAGAATTCAATTCACATACCGAAAGGACAAAGTACCATGAAAAAGTTTCTCGCTATCATCACAGTGATCCTTCTCGCGGCAATCGCATTTGCCGGCTGCACCGCTCCCAAGGCCTCGTCCGAAGCCTCTTCCGAGACATCTTCGGCCGTTTCTGCGGTGTTGTACACCTCCGAAACCGGCTCTGTCGATTCCGCTGTCAGCTCTGTTGATTCTGCGGTCGGTTCATCGGCTTCCTCTGTCGCAGCTTCGGTCGGTTCCGCTGTATCCGCAGCCGTCTCTGCCGCATCCGTGAGCAGCTCCGCGGTGTCTTCTGTCTCTTCAAAGTAAGCCAACAACTTGCTTCGGCAAATTCATCAGATAATGTACAAACAGCAGGAGGGAAGCTTCTCAAAAAAGGAGCCTTCCCTCCTGTCGTAATTCAGACATTCCGCTCCGGAGAAAACTAATTTTGCATTGTTGCATTAAAATACATCATAGCGCCCGATAAATTGCATATTTATTAGTGTACAATGAGATAAATATGTATATAATCGTATATTATTAACATATATCGAATTTTTATTCAAAACCTATTGCATTTTTATTCAAAATAGTGTACACTATCCCTCGTCATTGACTAATGATGTCATTGACTGACGATGTCATCGTCCGACGATGACATCCGCCGCTAAAAATATGGTCGGTACGACATTTCGCAGAAAGGGAAATCATTATGAAAAAAATCATCGCGGTTCTTCTGACAGTTTTGCTCGCTGCAATCGGCTTCGCGGGCTGCGCCAGTTTCAAAAACGAAGTTGACAAGATCAAGGAAAAAGGCGTACTTACCGTTTACACAAACGCCGCTTTCGCTCCGTACGAATATTACAGCGGCACGGAGATCACAGGCGTCGATATCGAAATCGCCAAGGCCATCGCCGCCAAACTCGGCGTCGAGCTCAAAGTCGAAGACGTTGAATTCAACAACATCATCGCAGCCGTCAAAGAAGGCAAATGCGATCTGGGCGTCTCCGGCTTCTCGGTCACAGACGAGCGCAAACAATCCGTCGATTTCTCGGTCGAATATGTCCAGACCCAGCAGTACATCATCGTTTTGGATACAGATGCGGCCGTCACCAATTTTGAGACCCTTGCCGGCCTCAAGATCGGCGTCCAGTTGTCCACCACCGGTGATTATGCCATTGCCGATGCCATTGACAAGGGCGTTTTAAAAGACACGGGCGCAACGGTTGTCCAGTATAAGAATGCGCTGGAAGCCACCGTTGATCTCAAGAACGGCAAAATCGGCGCGGTCGTCATCGACAAAGACACCGCTATGAACATTATTAATAACAACACCGGCCTCAAAGCTATCCCGCTCAATTATGCAGACGGTACCTTTGACGCGGAAAATTACGCCATTGCCATCGCGAAAGAAAATACCACTCTGAAAGCGCTGGTTGACGAAGTCCTCACCGGTCTCATCGGTGACGGCTCAATCGCCAAGTGGATGGCGCAGCACTCGGCTGCTTCTGTCGGCTGATCATCTTCTCCCGTTTAAAAGCAACGGCTTTGCTCAACAGCGGCTTTTGCTGATACACCCGCCTAAATGTACGATCGGCAGGAGGGAATATCCTTTATCGGGAATCCCCTCCTGCAATCGTGTCTCAATGAAAGAGTGAACGCATATGGCTGCAGCAATAACGGTCAATCTCATACAACGCCTGACCGAATGGTGGAACACGGATGCCGCGGCATGGGCGGCAAGCATGGCCGCCAATTTCGAAAAGACTTTTATTACCGACAACCGTTATATGTTTTTTATCAACGGTCTGGGCAACACTCTTAAAATCGCTGCGATGGCGGTTTTGCTCGGCATCGTCATCGGCGTTATCGTGGCCGTCGTCAAAGTCAACGCCACGGAAAAACACTCGAAGCTCAAGTGGCTCGATAAAATTTTCGGTATTTATATCGCCGTGATCCGCGGCACTCCTGTCGTCGTCCAATTGATGATCATGTATTATATCATCCTGAAAAACGTGGAGAGCACCATTGTGGTGGCCGTGCTCGCATTCGGAATCAACTCGGGCGCTTATGTCGCCGAGATCGTGCGCGCCGGCATCATGGCGGTAGACCGCGGGCAGATGGAAGCCGGGCGCTCCCTCGGTCTGACACGGCTTCAGACGATGATTCACATCATTTTGCCTCAGGCAATTAAAAATATCTTGCCTGCGCTCGGAAATGAATTTATCACGGTCATCAAGGAGACCTCGATCGCGGGCTATATCCCGATTACCGACCTCACAAAGGCCGGCGATATCGTCAGAAGCCGAACCTACGAACCGTTTTTCGCGTTGATTATCGTTGCGGTTATTTATTTTGCGGTTGTCTGGATTTTGACACAGGGCTTGAAAGCGCTGGAGAGGAGGTTGGCGAGAAGTGATCGACGTTAGGAATCTGTCCAAAAAATTCGGTGACAATTTGGTACTCAACAATATCACCGAGACGATCAACGCCGGAGAAAAAGTCGTGATCATCGGGCCGTCCGGCTCGGGAAAATCGACTTTTCTGCGCTGTTTGAATATGCTTGAAGAACCGACGTCCGGCGAGATCTTTTACAAAGACAAAAAGCTTGTCTATACCTCAAATGAAATCAATCAGCTGCGTCAGAAGATGGGGATGGTTTTCCAGCATTTCAATCTCTTTCCCCACCTCACGATTTTAGACAATATCACGCTTGCGCCGGTCAAGCTCAAGATTCACAATAAGGCCGAAGCCAAAGAAAACGCCATGCGCTTGCTTGCACGCGTCGGATTGACTGAGAAAGCAACAGCCTACCCGTCGATGCTCTCGGGCGGTCAGAAGCAGCGTATTGCCATCGTGCGGGCGCTTGCGATGAACCCCGAAGTGATGTTATTCGACGAACCCACCTCGGCGCTCGACCCGGAGATGGTCGGCGAGGTGCTCGAGGTCATGCGCGAGCTGGCTGAAGACGGCATGACGATGATCGTCGTGACCCACGAGATGGGCTTTGCGCGGGAAGTCGGCACCCGCGTGATGTTCATGGACGGCGGTGAAATTTTGGAACAGGCGCCGCCGAAGGAATTCTTCACAAGTCCGAAAAACCCGCGCCTTCAGAGCTTTTTGGCTAAAGTGCTATAATTATGACAGACAGTACTTTAATACTGCGCCAATCGCTTACTTCGCATTGCCCGTTGTTATTCCATCCCGCAGCTGTTACGGTACCATCCGATTTCAAACCGAGGGAATGAGCGTTACCCGTGTTCACCGCCATATGAACGTTCCCGGCCGCGGTTGAAATGATACCGCGCGCAGCTGCTTATATCTCATTTGCCGTAATGATTATCTCCAGCAGCAACCGCTGCACCGTCTGATCTGAGGCCGACGGAATGGCGGCAGCCTGCTGCTATAGAAACTGTTTTATAGCGATTCATTGACTCATTCGTCATTATTTGTCTCCATCCGCACCGGACAGCCGGTGGTTTCTCTAAATGAAAACAGACGGTTTAAAGCCGTCTGTCTTTGTTTTATTGAATAACCCGATTACTTGGCCGCCTTTTTGGCGTTGACCGCTTTCATCAGTGAGCTCTTGCGGCGCGCTGCCGTATTCTTTGCGATATGACCTTTCGCGGCCGCCTGATCGACAGCTTTGATGGTGTTCTTAACGGTGGCGTCCATATCTGCGGAACCGCTCTCAATTGCGAGCTTGCCCTTCTTCAGTTCGGTTTTCAGCTCAGATTTGGCCGATTTGTTGGCAACGGCTTTCTTCTGGCCGGACACAACTCTCTTTTGGGCGGACTTGATGTTTGCCATTATATTGACTCCCTTTCAAATTCACAATGTTTCAGCGTTGTTTCGGGCGGTTTTTCATCTTAATCCGACTTCCGGGGAGAACGCTTCCCCCTTCAACATTGTGCCATTATATCATATCACCGCCTCTTTTGCAAGCGTTTTTTTGCAATTTGCGAACTTACCCAGCATATAGTTAGGAAGATAAAGTCGAGCGGCAAAAACCTTGAACACCGACCGGTGAGAAAGGACAGCATAATGATGATGACTTTTTTGGGCGTACCGCTCTCAGCGCTTTTCTTCCTTGCGCTTTATATCAAAGATAAAAACGCGTTTGCGCCGCCGCTTTCCGCCGCAAAGGAAGCCGACTGCCTGCGCCGTATTGAAAAAGGCGATAAAAACGCGCGAAACGAGCTGATTGAACACAATCTGCGCCTTGTTGCCCATATCGCAAAAAAATTTGCCCCCTATCCGCCTGACCAGGAGGATTTGATCTCGATTGGCACAATCGGTCTGATTAAAGCAGCCGACAGCTTCGAACGCAAAAAGGACTTTCGTTTTTCAACCTATGCCTCCAAATGCATCACAAACGAAATTTTGATGCATTTCCGTTCGATTCGCAAATGTTCCAATGACGTTTCGCTGTTTGATCCGGTCGAGACGGAATCCGGCAGCGGCAGCGTACAGATCATCGACACGCTGACCTCGGATTTCGACCTCGAGGATACGGTGCAGCTCAAGCTCGATGTGCAGCGTCTTTATGATGCACTCTCCGCTTTGGACGAACGCAGCCACCGTGTAATTTTACTTCGATACGGGCTTGCAGGAAATCAACCGCTGACCCAATCCGAGATCGCTGTGCATCTCGGCATTTCGCGCTCCTATGTCTCGCGAATCGAAAAGGCCGCGCTTGAAAAATTGAAAGGAGCGCTGTAAAGTTTCTCAGTAAAAAGCTTATAGACAACGAAAAGGCGGTTCAGTGAAGAACCGCCTTTGCTTTCTGATTAAATCTCTTATGCCATCGGAACGAAGTTGACGGAAGAAATCAGGTTGTTGATCGCTGTTTCATCTCTTGTGTCTTCACGGATTGTGTAATCACTGTCGAACATGAACACTTCATCGTCAAGCTGGGTGAAGATGATCTGATAATGCCGGGCAGCACGTGTTTGGACCGAATAATTCACGGAGATTTTATAGGACTCTTTTCCGCCGAAAGTGATCTTTTGCGGTGTCTCGATAATCCATTCCTGAGTGTTATAATATAAGTTCGTGTTGATGTCCGCGATGTATTCGTTCATCACGTCGTCAAGCGTTCTTCCATCCTTAAGTTTCTCCAAAAACCGCATATAAGCCGAGCTGTCATTGTCCACATCCTCCGTGGCGTAAAAGACATAATCGGCAATGTTGGAAAAAACCCAACCAGAGACTTCGCCGTGTTCGGCAGTCCATTTTTCCGCTTTCAGAACCGTTGTCGCGGAAACTTCAGGCACTGAATACTCAGAATATACGCTGCTTGTTTCTTCGCTCTTTTTGCCGCAGCCCGCGAACAGGGTCACTGCCATCACAAGAGCCAATATCATTGCGAGAATACGTGTTTTTTTCAAAATAAACACCAACCTTTCAAGTTATAACGGTATAAAATACCGAGATATCGGGATTGAAAAAATCAAAATCACCCAACAGAATGATATTATAACATGGATTTGTTAAGAAATAAAGAGGGATTTTATGAATGTCGCAAAGTCTCTTTTTAATCTCTTCGTCTTCCGCCGAAAATGAGGAGCAGTCTCAGCAGCTGCGCAAGCGAAACAAGCACCGCTGCGACATAAGTCATTGCGGCAGCGCTCAGAACCGATTTGGCGCCTTTTGTCTCTTCTTCGTCCAAACTGTAAGTCGATTGGATGCCCTCTATCGCCCTTTTAGAGGCGTTGAATTCCGTCGGGAGCGTCACAAGCTGAAACGCCACTGCCGCCGAAAACGCAATGATCCCTGCGAATATCAACCCGGAAAAATTCATAAACAATCCGAACAAAATCAAAATCCAGGAAAGATACGAACCGGTCTGCGCGATCGGATAAATCACGCTCCTGATTTTAATCGGGACGTATTCTTCGGCATATTGTACCGCATGTCCGGCTTCGTGAGCCGCAACGCCGACAGCAGCGATTGAATTGGAATTATATACTGAGTCAGACAGCCGGATCACGTTTGATTTCGGATCATAATGGTCGGTCAGTTCTCCGCCGACCTGCTCAATCCGCACACCGATGACGCCGTTTTTGCGAAGTACGGCCTCAGCTGCCTGCGCGCCTGTCAAGCCGCGCATTGTCCTTATTTTTGAATACTTCGCGAATGTGGATTTCACTTTGATCTGGGCAATCAGCGAGATGATGATTGCCGGAACGATGAGGATGAAATACCACCGGTCGAAACCGATATAATACCCAAAAGTAGGCATGTGCACTTCACTTCCGATCTTCGAGATTTCTTAAATAAAAATCGTACAGTTCAATTACCGCAGGATTATAACGCTCGCCATATTCCGGCACGCCGGCCGAATACATCAGCGTATTGTCGGTGCGTTCGGGAAGTACAATCCGAAATTCATTGCCGGTCTTTCGCTGAACAAACTTCAGATCGCCCCCGTGTGCCTTCGCGACCATCGCGGCTACCGCAAGGCCCATACCGCTGCCGTCAATGTTGTTGACTCCGTCTGCGAGGCCCTTTTCAATGCGCTGTTTCGCCACCCGGTCAACAGGTTTACCGTCGTCAAAGACGGAGATGATGATATTCCCTTTTGATTTTTTCAAAGATAAACCGATGCGTTTATCACAATCTCGCGCGGCGTTGGAAATCAATGAGAATATACATTTTCTGAGGCTCTTCGCGTCTGCGACCGTCATTACGGGCGTCACCGGAAAATCCTCTTCGATCATGACCGCGTTGCCGAGGACTTCCCGGGTCTGCCGGCAAACGGACGAAAGCAACTGAATAATATCACTGTTTTTCGGATAATAGTCCTCTGTCCCGTATTTATACAACGCATAGGCAGTAAACAATCTCAAATAGCGCAGAAGGCGCAAATTATTTTCAAGTAATTTTCCGATGAGTTTTCGTTCTTCTTCATTTGCGCAGACTTCGCAGAGCCGGTCGATGGTCAGCATGTTGCTTGCTATCATCTCTCCGTAATATTTACCGACACGGCTTACGAGTTCATCTACACCCTCAATTTTTTCTTTCATCTTTATGTCCTCCGTCCGCACTCAGGTGAGTCCCAGTTGTTCGGTCTTGATCGGCGTCCCTGCGCGCGGCAGAGAGAACACTTTGTAGACCTCCATATTCTTTGTCATACGTTGAATCATAACCGCTTTTTTCACTTTTCTGCCCGATTTCAGATTGATGACCGTCACGCCGATCGTGTCCCGGCTTGCCTTAGTTTCGAGAAGGTCCGAATCAAAGACCAGACACCGTGCGTCGTTTGTGTAAACGGCGAAATTCTGCGGTTCATTCTCTTTCAGCTGCCAGAAGCCGACGGTTTTGCTCGTGCCGCTGTAACCGCCTAGCAGTTTACGGCGGTTTTGTTTGGTGGCATAACTGCTTAAACTGACTTTGGCGGCCTTTCCGTTTTCAAAGAAGATCAATAAAGAACCGGTGTATTCGGTGACGCAGGTAAAGAATACGATGCCCTCGCCGTCTTCGAAACCGAGTTTTGCGGGCAGATAATCGCCCATCGTTGAGGATTTGCCGTCTTCAAACTCATAAAGACGCGCCTTATAGGCGTTTTGACGGTCGCTGAGGACTAAAATCTCGCTGTTATTGGTCGTTTCAAAAGTCGAGATGATCGCGTCCCCGTCTTTCAGTTTATGTTCTCCCGCATTCTTTACTGCCATCGCGGTCAGTTTTTTCATGTAGCCCTCGCGGGTAAAATAAACGGTGACCGGATAATCGGGCATTTCTGGTTCGGCTGCATCTGCCGCGAAAGCTTCCTCCTGTTCGAGGATGGCGGTTTTACGCGGTGAACCGAATTTTTTGGCGATCTCTTCGAGCTCCCGGATGATGATGCCGTATTGGCGCTGTCTGGATTTGAAATCGAGTTCCAGTTCGGCGATCTCGGCTTCCAGTTTCTCGATGTCGGCAAGACGTTTTAAAATGTATTCGCGGTTGAGGTTGCGCAGTTTAATTTCTGCGACATATTCGGCCTGGATTTTATCGATGCCGAACTCCGCCATCAGGTTGGGGATGACCATTGCCTCTTCCTTGGTATTGCGCACCGTGGCAATGGCACGGTCGATGTCGAGCAATATCAATTCAAGCCCGCGCAGTAAGTGCAGAAGATCTTTGCGTTTTTTCAAATCGAAGAAAATTCGGCGTTTGACGCACTCAACCCGGAATGCCGTCCATTCCGACAGGATTTCTTTAACGCCCATCACCATGGGTGTCGCGCCGATCAGAATATTAAAGTTGGCGGAAAAAGAATCTTCAAGCGTCGTCGATTTAAAGAGCTTTGCCATCAACGCATCGGGATCGGTACCGCGCTTTAGGTCAATTGCGATGCGCAGGCCGTTCAAATCGGTCTCGTCGCGGATATCGGAGATTTCTTTGATCTTCCCGGCTTTGACTAATTCGACGATTTTATCGATGATGGCCTCGACGGTCGTGGTCGGCGGAATCCGGGTGATTTCAATTCGGTTCTCTTTGTTATCCGCAATATAGACGGAGCGGACTTTGACAGTTCCGCGCCCGGTATTATAGATTTCCTCCAGTGCCGCCCTGTCGTAGATCAACAACCCGCCGCCCGGAAAATCGGGGGCGATGAGCGTTTGAATAACGTCGTGTTCCGGATTTTTCAACAATGCAACCGCAGTCTCACAGACCTCCTTGAGATTGAACGGGCAGATATTGCTTGCCATTCCGACCGCAATGCCGGTGTTTGAGTTGACCAAAACGCTCGGAAAACGAACCGGAAGCAGGGTCGGCTCAGTGGTGGTGGAATCGTAGTTATCGACAAATTCGACGGTGTCGCTGTCAATGTCAGTGAACAATTCTTTGCAGACCTCGGTCAGTTTTACCTCGGTATATCGGGAAGCGGCATAGGCCATATCGCGTGAATAGGCCTTTCCGAAGTTGCCCTTTGACTCGACATACGGCACCAACAGAGATTCGTTGCCGCGTGTCATGCGAACCATCGTCTCATAAATGGCGCCCTCTCCGTGCGGATTAAGGCGCATGGTCTGCCCGACGACGTTGGCTGATTTGGTCAGCGAACCGCCGAGAAGCCCCATCTTATACATTGTATATAGGAGTTTTCGGTGTGAGGGCTTGAAGCCGTCGATCTCGGGGATGGCTCGTGAGACGATCACGCTCATCGCGTAAGGCAAATAATTGACTTCAAGCGTGTCGGTGATAATCTCATCGCGGACTTCTCCGCTGCCCGGAATATAAGCTGCTGCGGTTTTATGCTGCACCTGTTTTTCTTCTTTTTCCTTGCGTTTTTTCAAGGTTTAGCTCCTTTTCAAGGATTTTTTTCGTCCTTCGTCTCCGCTTTTTGGGCCCGCTTGAGCAGCAGCGTGTTGGCTTTTCGCTCGTCTGCGTCTGTCACGGTGAACTCGAAGCCGTCGCCTTCGTAATGATCGCCCGTCTCGGGGATCTTATTGAGCTTGTCGGCTATCCAACCGTTGACCGTGGCGAATTCCTCCGCTTCATCCCGTGAGATATCGATCAGCGTCGTCAGTTCCTCGAGATCGGCGCTGCCGTTAATCCGGTATTCTTCTTCACCCACCAGCGAAATATCGGTTTCTTCTTCGGTATCGTCGTGCTCGTCGTAGATCTCTCCGACCAATTCCTCTAGGATATCTTCCATCGTCACAATGCCGAGCGTGCCGCCGTATTCGTCGGTGACCACGGCCAAATGGGTTTTGGAAGTCTGAAGCAGTTTCAACAGCGTCGAGATAGACATGACTTCGGGTACGAAGCTGATCGGTTTGATCAATTCCTCGATCGGTCTGCAGCCGGTGTGTAAATTCGCGAAAAAGTCTTTTTGCGTGATGACACCGAGGATATTGTCGATGCTCTTCCGATAGACGGGAAGGCGCGAAAAACCGCTCTCAAAAAACACTTTTTCGATCTCTTCGGGGCTGTCCTCGATATCGGCGGCTTCAACCGCAACACGCGGCGTCAGAATGTCGGAGGCCTTCCGGTCATTGAACCGGATGGCGCTTCGGATGAGTTCACCCTCATCTTCATCGAGCGTTCCCACCTGCCGGCCCTCTTCAATAATGGTTAAAAGCTCGGCTTCGGTAATTGCCGATTCATCATGTCCACGACGATTCAAGAATTTTTGCCACTGGGAAAATAAAAATGAGAACGGTGTGAGAATGATCATCAGCGCTTGCATTGAACGCGCACAAGACATCGCATAACGCTCCGGAGCCCGCTTCGCAATGGTTTTCGGGGTGATTTCCCCAAACAGCAAAACGAGAATCGTCATTGACACGGTAGAGACGGTTGCTCCGATATCTCCGAAAAATTTAATGCATAAAACTGTTGCGATCGTTGTAGACGCGATATTGACCAGATTGTTCGCGATCAGCACCGTGGTAAGAAACTTATCGTATTGCCCGAGCATCTTCAATACCCGTTCGGCCTTCTTTTCGCCGTTGGCGGCAAGGCTTTTCAGCCGTATTCTGCCGGCAGTGGAAAACGACATTTCCGCAGCGGACGAATAAGCGGAGAACAGAATTAAAACAAACAGCGTGAGCAATAACGGTAAGTCTTCGGTACCCATATACACCCTTTTCCTTAATAACCGAAAATAACTGCGGTTATTTATGAAATATCGGCCAACTCGATATACTGTGCGCCTTTTTGAGCGATGATTTCTTTTCGCCCGGCGAGATTGTCCCCGAGCAGCACGTCAAATGCCTCCACCGTCGCCTCGAAATCGGTCGGGGTGACGCGGATCAAGCGTCGCGTTTCGGGGTTCATTGTGGTCTCCCACATCATCTCGGGCTCGTTTTCGCCGAGTCCTTTGGAGCGCTGGATCGTGAATTTTTTGCCCTCAAGATTAGGCAAAATCTCAGCCTTTTCTTTCTCGGTATAGGCGAAGTAACTCATGTTTCCGCAGGTGATCTCATATAACGGTGACTCGGCGATATAGATAAATCCCTTATCGATTAATTGGGGCATCAACCGGAAAAACAAAGTCATGATCTGCGTTCGGATATGAAAACCGTCGA contains:
- a CDS encoding amino acid ABC transporter permease, whose protein sequence is MAAAITVNLIQRLTEWWNTDAAAWAASMAANFEKTFITDNRYMFFINGLGNTLKIAAMAVLLGIVIGVIVAVVKVNATEKHSKLKWLDKIFGIYIAVIRGTPVVVQLMIMYYIILKNVESTIVVAVLAFGINSGAYVAEIVRAGIMAVDRGQMEAGRSLGLTRLQTMIHIILPQAIKNILPALGNEFITVIKETSIAGYIPITDLTKAGDIVRSRTYEPFFALIIVAVIYFAVVWILTQGLKALERRLARSDRR
- the sigK gene encoding RNA polymerase sporulation sigma factor SigK yields the protein MMMTFLGVPLSALFFLALYIKDKNAFAPPLSAAKEADCLRRIEKGDKNARNELIEHNLRLVAHIAKKFAPYPPDQEDLISIGTIGLIKAADSFERKKDFRFSTYASKCITNEILMHFRSIRKCSNDVSLFDPVETESGSGSVQIIDTLTSDFDLEDTVQLKLDVQRLYDALSALDERSHRVILLRYGLAGNQPLTQSEIAVHLGISRSYVSRIEKAALEKLKGAL
- a CDS encoding zinc metallopeptidase codes for the protein MPTFGYYIGFDRWYFILIVPAIIISLIAQIKVKSTFAKYSKIRTMRGLTGAQAAEAVLRKNGVIGVRIEQVGGELTDHYDPKSNVIRLSDSVYNSNSIAAVGVAAHEAGHAVQYAEEYVPIKIRSVIYPIAQTGSYLSWILILFGLFMNFSGLIFAGIIAFSAAVAFQLVTLPTEFNASKRAIEGIQSTYSLDEEETKGAKSVLSAAAMTYVAAVLVSLAQLLRLLLIFGGRRRD
- a CDS encoding ATP-binding protein translates to MKEKIEGVDELVSRVGKYYGEMIASNMLTIDRLCEVCANEEERKLIGKLLENNLRLLRYLRLFTAYALYKYGTEDYYPKNSDIIQLLSSVCRQTREVLGNAVMIEEDFPVTPVMTVADAKSLRKCIFSLISNAARDCDKRIGLSLKKSKGNIIISVFDDGKPVDRVAKQRIEKGLADGVNNIDGSGMGLAVAAMVAKAHGGDLKFVQRKTGNEFRIVLPERTDNTLMYSAGVPEYGERYNPAVIELYDFYLRNLEDRK
- a CDS encoding hemolysin family protein, yielding MGTEDLPLLLTLFVLILFSAYSSAAEMSFSTAGRIRLKSLAANGEKKAERVLKMLGQYDKFLTTVLIANNLVNIASTTIATVLCIKFFGDIGATVSTVSMTILVLLFGEITPKTIAKRAPERYAMSCARSMQALMIILTPFSFLFSQWQKFLNRRGHDESAITEAELLTIIEEGRQVGTLDEDEGELIRSAIRFNDRKASDILTPRVAVEAADIEDSPEEIEKVFFESGFSRLPVYRKSIDNILGVITQKDFFANLHTGCRPIEELIKPISFVPEVMSISTLLKLLQTSKTHLAVVTDEYGGTLGIVTMEDILEELVGEIYDEHDDTEEETDISLVGEEEYRINGSADLEELTTLIDISRDEAEEFATVNGWIADKLNKIPETGDHYEGDGFEFTVTDADERKANTLLLKRAQKAETKDEKNP
- the rpsT gene encoding 30S ribosomal protein S20, translated to MANIKSAQKRVVSGQKKAVANKSAKSELKTELKKGKLAIESGSADMDATVKNTIKAVDQAAAKGHIAKNTAARRKSSLMKAVNAKKAAK
- a CDS encoding sugar phosphate isomerase/epimerase, translating into MSFVLSCFADEIDSDLSVQMREMRRCGIGHLELRGVGGRNVSEFSEQELREIKKRLDGEDIRVSAIGSPVGKIGIKDDFAPHLAVFERMLGAAQIMGARYIRIFSFYMPKGEDAQQYSEPVCERLEKFKEKAIPLNLVLLHENEKGIFGDIAPRCKQLMERLGDENFKMTFDPANFVQCGQKVMEAYRLLVKYIEYVHIKDAKFADASVVPAGYGDGEIKEMLAALYENSYDGFLSLEPHLGDFKGFSALEQDKKELNFSGGTDALGRFELAVNCLRDAMKKVINA
- a CDS encoding DNA topoisomerase (ATP-hydrolyzing) subunit A, which encodes MKKRKEKEEKQVQHKTAAAYIPGSGEVRDEIITDTLEVNYLPYAMSVIVSRAIPEIDGFKPSHRKLLYTMYKMGLLGGSLTKSANVVGQTMRLNPHGEGAIYETMVRMTRGNESLLVPYVESKGNFGKAYSRDMAYAASRYTEVKLTEVCKELFTDIDSDTVEFVDNYDSTTTEPTLLPVRFPSVLVNSNTGIAVGMASNICPFNLKEVCETAVALLKNPEHDVIQTLIAPDFPGGGLLIYDRAALEEIYNTGRGTVKVRSVYIADNKENRIEITRIPPTTTVEAIIDKIVELVKAGKIKEISDIRDETDLNGLRIAIDLKRGTDPDALMAKLFKSTTLEDSFSANFNILIGATPMVMGVKEILSEWTAFRVECVKRRIFFDLKKRKDLLHLLRGLELILLDIDRAIATVRNTKEEAMVIPNLMAEFGIDKIQAEYVAEIKLRNLNREYILKRLADIEKLEAEIAELELDFKSRQRQYGIIIRELEEIAKKFGSPRKTAILEQEEAFAADAAEPEMPDYPVTVYFTREGYMKKLTAMAVKNAGEHKLKDGDAIISTFETTNNSEILVLSDRQNAYKARLYEFEDGKSSTMGDYLPAKLGFEDGEGIVFFTCVTEYTGSLLIFFENGKAAKVSLSSYATKQNRRKLLGGYSGTSKTVGFWQLKENEPQNFAVYTNDARCLVFDSDLLETKASRDTIGVTVINLKSGRKVKKAVMIQRMTKNMEVYKVFSLPRAGTPIKTEQLGLT
- a CDS encoding amino acid ABC transporter ATP-binding protein, with translation MIDVRNLSKKFGDNLVLNNITETINAGEKVVIIGPSGSGKSTFLRCLNMLEEPTSGEIFYKDKKLVYTSNEINQLRQKMGMVFQHFNLFPHLTILDNITLAPVKLKIHNKAEAKENAMRLLARVGLTEKATAYPSMLSGGQKQRIAIVRALAMNPEVMLFDEPTSALDPEMVGEVLEVMRELAEDGMTMIVVTHEMGFAREVGTRVMFMDGGEILEQAPPKEFFTSPKNPRLQSFLAKVL
- a CDS encoding ABC transporter substrate-binding protein — translated: MKKIIAVLLTVLLAAIGFAGCASFKNEVDKIKEKGVLTVYTNAAFAPYEYYSGTEITGVDIEIAKAIAAKLGVELKVEDVEFNNIIAAVKEGKCDLGVSGFSVTDERKQSVDFSVEYVQTQQYIIVLDTDAAVTNFETLAGLKIGVQLSTTGDYAIADAIDKGVLKDTGATVVQYKNALEATVDLKNGKIGAVVIDKDTAMNIINNNTGLKAIPLNYADGTFDAENYAIAIAKENTTLKALVDEVLTGLIGDGSIAKWMAQHSAASVG